In Thauera sp. JM12B12, one DNA window encodes the following:
- a CDS encoding transporter associated domain-containing protein encodes MDSSPKPSLLERLSALLSREPEDREELLALLHSAFDRNLIDADALSIIEGALQMSDMQVRDVMIPRAQMDCVHLDDPIDTIVNFAIDTAHSRFPAIGDGKDDVAGILLAKDLLRYFAGREFDLRDMLRPAVFVPESKRLNVLLREFRVSRNHMAIVVDEYGGVAGLVTIEDVLEQIVGDIEDEYDFDEAGDSIRLDQNGRYRVKATTEIEDFNEAFATDFSDEEYDTVGGLVIRHFGRLPKRGESLEVGGLKIQVLRADSRRVHTLVVERLPQPESVQE; translated from the coding sequence ATGGACAGTTCCCCTAAACCCTCGTTACTCGAGCGACTTTCGGCCCTTCTCTCGCGCGAGCCGGAAGATCGCGAAGAACTCCTCGCGCTGCTGCATTCGGCCTTCGATCGCAACCTGATCGACGCCGATGCGCTCTCCATCATCGAAGGCGCCCTGCAGATGTCGGACATGCAGGTGCGCGACGTGATGATTCCCCGTGCGCAGATGGACTGCGTGCATCTGGACGATCCGATCGACACGATCGTCAACTTCGCCATCGACACCGCGCACTCGCGCTTCCCCGCGATCGGCGACGGCAAGGACGACGTCGCCGGCATCCTGCTCGCCAAGGACCTGCTGCGCTACTTCGCCGGGCGCGAGTTCGACCTGCGCGACATGCTGCGCCCGGCGGTGTTCGTGCCCGAATCCAAGCGTCTCAACGTGCTGCTGCGCGAGTTCCGCGTGTCGCGCAACCACATGGCGATCGTTGTGGACGAGTACGGTGGCGTGGCCGGTCTGGTGACCATCGAGGACGTGCTCGAGCAGATCGTCGGCGACATCGAGGACGAGTACGACTTCGACGAGGCCGGCGACAGCATCCGCCTCGACCAGAACGGGCGTTACCGCGTGAAGGCCACGACCGAGATCGAGGACTTCAACGAGGCCTTCGCCACCGACTTCAGCGACGAGGAATACGACACCGTCGGCGGCCTCGTCATCCGCCACTTCGGCCGCCTGCCCAAGCGTGGCGAGTCGCTCGAGGTGGGTGGGCTGAAGATCCAGGTGCTGCGCGCCGACAGTCGTCGGGTGCACACCCTGGTGGTGGAGCGCCTGCCCCAGCCCGAGTCCGTGCAAGAGTGA
- a CDS encoding PhoH family protein, with translation MAKTLEVFFEPVDNPRLARLCGVLDENLRQIENAFDITVSRRGEHFTLTGHPAQVLRGEMALKHFYERADKDLSLDDVQLGLIEIGTRGSGADPLQPAPVLMTRRTELHGRTPRQVEYLRNIQEFDITFGIGPAGTGKTYLAVASAVDAFERDLVERIILTRPAVEAGERLGFLPGDLAQKVDPYLRPLYDALYDLMGFDRVGKLFERSLIEIAPLAFMRGRTLNNAFIILDEAQNTTPEQMKMFLTRIGFGAKAVVTGDLTQVDLARGQRSGLKEARAVLADVRGIAFTEFNKEDVVRHPLVARIVEAYDREGARLEREKAAARAARDKDRETTDREQQDAEDGE, from the coding sequence ATGGCGAAAACCCTGGAAGTCTTCTTCGAGCCGGTGGACAACCCCCGGCTCGCCCGCCTGTGCGGCGTGCTCGACGAGAACCTGCGCCAGATCGAGAACGCCTTCGACATCACGGTGAGCCGGCGCGGTGAGCACTTCACGCTTACTGGCCATCCAGCGCAGGTGCTGCGCGGCGAGATGGCGCTCAAGCACTTCTACGAGCGCGCCGACAAGGACCTGTCGCTCGACGACGTGCAGCTCGGCCTGATCGAGATCGGCACCCGCGGCAGTGGCGCCGACCCGCTGCAGCCGGCGCCGGTGCTGATGACCCGGCGCACCGAGCTGCACGGGCGCACGCCGCGCCAGGTGGAGTACCTGCGCAACATCCAGGAATTCGACATCACCTTCGGCATCGGCCCGGCCGGTACCGGCAAGACCTATCTCGCGGTGGCGAGCGCGGTCGATGCCTTCGAGCGCGACCTGGTCGAGCGCATCATCCTCACCCGCCCGGCGGTCGAGGCCGGCGAGCGCCTGGGCTTCCTGCCCGGCGACCTGGCGCAGAAGGTCGATCCCTACCTGCGCCCGCTCTACGACGCGCTCTACGACCTGATGGGCTTCGACCGCGTCGGCAAGCTCTTCGAGCGCAGCCTGATCGAGATCGCGCCGCTCGCCTTCATGCGCGGGCGTACGCTCAACAACGCCTTCATCATCCTCGACGAGGCGCAGAACACCACGCCCGAGCAGATGAAGATGTTCCTTACCCGCATCGGCTTCGGCGCCAAGGCGGTGGTCACCGGCGACCTCACCCAGGTCGATCTGGCGCGCGGCCAGCGCAGCGGCCTCAAGGAGGCGCGCGCGGTGCTCGCCGACGTGCGCGGCATCGCCTTCACCGAATTCAACAAGGAAGACGTGGTGCGTCATCCGCTTGTCGCACGCATCGTCGAAGCTTACGACCGCGAGGGCGCACGCCTCGAGCGCGAGAAGGCGGCCGCGCGTGCGGCGCGGGACAAGGATCGCGAAACGACGGACAGGGAGCAGCAGGATGCCGAAGATGGCGAATGA
- the ybeY gene encoding rRNA maturation RNase YbeY — MPKMANDAVAGTPKITAFTADGKASRVKAERLEIDFGDGRKLLLAFPERAWGDLEIEADADDEAAVPILSLQPGACNLLTLRVDVHHDMAFVEPIDLPAGEHPPVLKLSVQKAVEGEDKANAPKKNHIRRWAQAALRQDAEVTVRLVGEDEGRTLNRDYRGKDYATNVLSFAYAEGEAQPALPEAATETVLAGDLVLCVPVVAREAAAQGKTLEAHFAHLVVHGMLHLQGYDHESETEAAEMEALETAILRDLGYADPYA, encoded by the coding sequence ATGCCGAAGATGGCGAATGACGCGGTGGCGGGCACGCCGAAGATCACCGCCTTCACCGCCGATGGCAAGGCCAGCCGGGTGAAGGCCGAGCGCCTCGAGATCGACTTTGGCGACGGCCGCAAGCTCCTGCTGGCCTTCCCCGAGCGCGCCTGGGGCGACCTCGAGATCGAGGCGGATGCCGACGACGAGGCGGCGGTGCCGATCCTGTCGTTGCAGCCCGGGGCCTGCAATCTGCTGACCCTGCGCGTCGATGTGCATCACGACATGGCCTTCGTCGAGCCCATCGACCTGCCCGCGGGCGAGCATCCGCCGGTGTTGAAGCTTTCGGTGCAGAAGGCGGTCGAGGGCGAGGACAAGGCCAACGCCCCCAAGAAGAACCATATCCGGCGCTGGGCGCAGGCGGCGCTGCGCCAGGACGCAGAGGTTACCGTGCGCCTGGTCGGCGAGGACGAGGGGCGCACGCTCAACCGCGACTATCGCGGCAAGGACTACGCCACCAACGTGCTCAGCTTCGCCTACGCCGAAGGCGAGGCGCAGCCCGCGTTGCCCGAGGCGGCCACCGAAACGGTGCTTGCGGGCGACCTGGTGCTGTGCGTGCCGGTCGTGGCGCGCGAGGCGGCCGCGCAGGGCAAGACCCTCGAGGCGCACTTTGCCCATCTGGTCGTGCATGGCATGCTGCACCTGCAGGGCTACGATCACGAGAGCGAGACCGAGGCGGCGGAGATGGAAGCGCTCGAGACCGCCATCCTGCGCGATCTCGGCTACGCCGACCCCTACGCCTGA